The DNA region GGATCGTTCAGATGCGCCGGATCCGGCACGTACTGCTCGAAGAAGAACCGCATCGCCCCGGCGGTCATGCCGAAGCCCTCGGCGAAGTCCACATAGGACCGGAAGCCGTCGTCCGGGTGACCGTAGACCGGACAGATAAGCACCTGCGCGGCCAACGACGGGCCACCCCGGTCACGGGACATCATCGACACCACCGTCGACAGGTTGCCGCCCGCGCTTTCCCCGCCGATCGCGATCCGCGCCCCGTCCACCGAGGGACCGGCGCCACCCGCGGCGAGCCATTCGACGACGGCGTAGCAGTCGTCCGGGGCCGCCGGGTACGGATGTTCGGGTGCGAGCCGGTAGTCGACCGCGACGACGGCGACCCCGGCCGCGTTGCACACCGCCCGCGACGCGACCTCGTTCTCGTCGATCGAGCCGATCGTCCAGCCACCGCCGTGGATCCAGACGAACGCGGGGACCGGCGCCGCGGCCTCGGGCAGATAGATCCGCACCCGCACGCCGGAAGGCAGGACGTGGTCGGTCACCGAAGCGACCTCTTCGACCGAATCGGGGCGCCGCCACGAAGCGGCGAAGGCGGCTCTCAGCTCGGGAGCCGTCAGAGGCCCGGCCGGCGCTTCCGCCGGAGCGCTGCGGGCCAGCAGTTCCTTGACCGCGGGATCGAGGGTCACGGTCACACCGCTTCCGCGACGAGCACGCGCGGGCTGCCCGGCAGCGCGAGCCGGTCGGTGACGCGCCAGCCCGCCGCGCTCAGCCACTCCCGGACCTCCGCCTCCGGATAGACGACCGTCCCGTCGATCACCAGGTACTCCCCCGCGTGCAGCGCGTCGATCGGCCGCTGGACGGCGTCGTCGTCGAGGAAGAAGTCGAGCAGCAGCAGCGTCGCTCCCGGCGCGGCGGCGGCGCGGGCGTTACGGAGAATCCCGGCGTTCTGCCCCGCGTCGAAACGATGGACCACGTGATTGACCATCACCAGGTCGAACTCGCCCTCGGGGCGCGCGGTGGGCGTCTCCGCCCCGATCACGGTCGCACGGTCGGCGAGCCCCGCTTCGGCCGCCGCCGTGGTGACCGACTCGGTGAAGCCCGGGTCGAAGACGAACGTCGTGTGCAGTTCTTCGTTGGTCTTCATGGCTTCGACCGCGAACGCGCTCGACAGGCCGCCGAGGTCCAGCGCCTTCCGGTGCGGGCCGAAATCGTACGCGCCGGCCAGCATCTTGGCGTGCAGGGCGTTATACGTCATGACGCCCGCCATGAACGTGCCCCAGCGCGCGTCGTCCATCTCCAGCTTGCCCGGCTCGCCACTGTCGGCCGTGTGGCCGAACTGCAGCCAATGCGGGTAGCTGATCGAGTCCAGGAACGTCAGGAACGGCGCCAGATCGAGGTCTCCACCGCCGAGGTACTCCGCGGCGTCCTCGGCCAGTGCGTAGCGTCCGTCCACACGGGACAGCAGACCGAGTGATGACATGGCGTCACCGAGGATGAGGGTGATCTTCTCCGGTTTGCCGGTCTTCCCCGCCAGTTCCGCGGCCGTCAGCGGCCCGGCGGCGAGCGCGGTGAACAGGCCGATCCGGCTCGCCGCGAAGAGTTGCTTGGCCGCCATGTACCCCACGGCGATGTCCACGATCCGCTCGGGACCGGCAGTCTTGGTCGACCCGCTCACGGGTGCCCTCCTTAGCTCGTTTCCGCCGAGAGTCTACAGGTGTAGACAAAAGAATCCAGTGCAAGTTTTCGCCCACCACCAGGAAAAACCCGCCGGATATCAACTTCCTACATTCGTAGAATATACCCATTGACAGCACACTCCCCCAGTGTCAACATGCGTAGAACTACCCCCGCCGGAGGTCCGTTCCCCGGCAGTGCGGTCCGCTCCGGGCGGGCTCGGGAAAGGGGATTCATGACCCTGCTCGAATTACGAGAACTCACCGTCGGTGTGATCGCCGACGAAACCGAACGCGAACTGGTCCGCGAACTCTCGTTCGACCTCGACCAAGGCCGGACACTCTGCGTGGTCGGCGAATCCGGCAGCGGTAAAACGGTGACGGCCTTGTCGATCATCCGGTTACTGGAGTTCGTCGCGCCGGTGTTCACCCGCGGCGAGATCGGCGTCGACGGCGTGGATCTCACGCGGCTTTCCGCCGACGAGATGCGCGCGTACCGCGGCCCGCGGATCGGCATGATCTTCCAGGAGGCGCTGGATTCGCTCAACCCGAGTCAACGGGTCGGCAAGCAGCTCGTCGAGGCTTACCGGAAGCCCGGTTCCCTGCCACGGCAAGCCGCGCGCAAGGGAACGCCGTTGCACCGTGAGGCCGAGGCGAAGGCCCGCGGCCTGTTGACCGAAGTCGGCCTCACCGACACCGACCGCGTGCTTTCCCTGTACCCGCACCAGATGTCGGGCGGGATGCAGCAGCGCGTGATGATCGCGCTGGCCCTGATGGCCGACCCGAGCCTGCTGATCGCGGACGAGCCGACCACGGCACTGGACGTGACCACGCAGGCCGAGATCCTCACCCTGTTCGACCGCGTCCGCCGCGACCACGGCACGGCGTGCGTCTTCATCACGCACGACATGGGCGTGGCCGCGCAGGTGGCGGACCGGATCGCGGTGATGTACCGCGGCGAACTGGTCGAGCTCGGGTCCACAGAGGACATCCTGCACACGCCGAAGCATCCTTACACCAAGGCGTTGCTCGACTGCGTCCCGCAGCTCGGGGTGAGCAGACGCGACGGCTTCCCCACCATCTCCGAAGCACTGCTCGAAGCCGCGATGAACGGCGAATCGGCGGTCGCCACCGAGACCAGGTCCTTGAGCCGCCCGAAGACCAGGGAAACGAGCGAGGGTACCGCGCTCGTCATCGACTCGGTGTCCAAAGTGTACGGACGACGCGGCCGGTTCTCCCTGAACCGCGAGCCCGAGGTGCACGCGGTCAAGGACGTCTCGCTGGAGATCGCGCCGGGCGAGTTCTTCGGCCTGGTCGGGGAATCCGGTTCGGGCAAGACCACGCTGGGCCGTCTGGTGAGCGCGCTCGAAACCCCCACCGAAGGCACCATCGCCTTCGGTGAGCACCGGTGCACGCCATCCGGTCTCGACGGCGACGAGCGCGCGTTCCGCCGCCGCGCGCAGCTCATCTTCCAGGATCCGCAGAGCTCACTCGATCCCCGGCACACGGCCGCCAGGATCATCGCCGAACCGCTGCGGGAGCTCACCGGTCTCCGCGGCGCGGAACTCGACCGCCGCGTCACCGAACTGATCGACGAGGTCGGGCTTCCCGCCGACACCGCGAAGAAGCTGCCCTCGCAGCTCTCCGGCGGACAGCGGCAGCGCGTCTCGATCGCGCGCGCGATCGCGGCCGAGCCCGACCTGATCGTCGCCGACGAGCCCACTTCCGCGCTCGACGTCTCGGTGCAGGGCCAGGTGATGAACCTGTTGCTGGACCTGCGGCGCACCCGCGCGCTCAGCTTCCTGTTCATCACGCACAACCTCAGCCTCGTGCTGTCGGTCGCCGACCGGGTCGGCGTGATGTACCGGGGCGAACTGATCGAAATCGGCGGACCGGACGAGATCCGGCTCCACGCCCGGCACGACTACACCCGCCGTCTCCTCGCGGCGAATCCCGAAATCGGAGTGCGGAACCCATGAGACGAACCCTGACCTCGGCCGCCCTCGGCCTGGCGACCGTCCTGCTGATCGGCTCGTGCATGGGAGGGCAGGCGGGCGGTGGCGCCGCCGACGGTCCCCCGAAACCCGGCGGCAACCTCAATGTGGCCGTGCCCACCGACCCGCAGTCCCTCGACATGGTCGCGAACCCCGGCCAGGTGACCGCGCATATCGGCAACATGATGTACGAGAAGCTGTTCGAGGTGGACCGGGGTTTCACCGCCCGGCCCATGCTGGTCGAGGACTACACCACCAGCCCGGACAGGCTCACCTACACCTTCAAGCTCCGCCAGGGCGTCACCTTCCACGACGGCAACCCGCTGACGTCCGAGGACGTCGTGGCGAGCCTGAAGCGGTGGCAGCAGGTGCACCGCACCGGTCAGCTGGTCACCCCGGACATCGAGGCGATCACGCCGGCCGATCCGGCGACGGTGACCATCAAGCTCAAGCAGCCGCGCTACCCGCTGATCAACGAACTCGCCGGCGCCGGCACGGAGATCTACGAAGCGAAGAACCTCGCCGGTGTCGCGCCGACCGGTTTCGGCCAGGAGAAGGCGATCGGGACCGGGCCGTACAAGCTGAAGAGCTGGGACATCGGCCGTGAACTGGTGCTGGAGCGGTACACCGGCTACAAGTCACGGTCCGAAGAGGACTGGGGCGGGCAGGCGGGCGCCAAGCACGCCTACCTCGACACCGTGACCTACAAGGTGGTCTCCGACCAGGACGCGCTGATCAACGGCCTGCAGACCGGGCAGTGGGACCACATCATGCCCACGAACGACCAGTACGAGCCGCTGCGCAACAACCCGGCCGTGGTCGTGCACAACCTCCCCGGCGGCAACGACAACGTGGTGATCCCGAACTTCAACCCCGGTTCGAAGTTCGCCGACCCCCGTGCCCGCGAGGCGCTGAACCTGCTGCTGGACAAGCCCGCGATCAACGCGGCCACCGGTGGCAGCAAGGACCTCACCCTCGAAACCGGCGCCTTCGCCTCGCCGGACAACAAGCAGTTCTATTCCACCGCGGGCGAAGAGGTCTACAAGGCGCACGACCCGGAGAAGGCCAAGCAGCTGCTGGCCGCGGCCGGGATCACCGCCGGTGCGACGATCCGCATCGTCACCACGAACTCGTACCCGGAGTTCGGCAAGTGGGCCGTGCTGATCCAGGACAGCCTGTCGAAGATCGGCATCAACACCAAGATCGACACCTTCGACTTCGCCACCATGCTCGGCACGCTGACCAAGGAGCCGGGCGGCTGGGACATCACCACGCTGTTCTTCGACTCGGCGCTGACCTCGCCCGCGCAGATGCCCGCGCTCACCCTGGGCACGCTGAACGGTTCGACCTCGCCCGAGCTGGACGGGCTCATGGCGGAGTTCAACGCCTCGACCACCCCTGAGCAGGCGAAGGCGGTGGTGGACAAGCTTCAGGCGTTCACGTGGAAGCAGCTTTCGGTGATCACGCTGAGCCAGTCCAAGCTGTACGCGGCCTACTCCCCCAAGCTCAAGGGATACGGCGATTTCTACCGCGTCTTCTGGAACACCTGGCTGGCGTCATGACCGGTCTGCTGCTGCGCAGGCTGCGCGATCTGCTGATCATCCTGGTGATCGTCGGGACGATGATGTTCTTCGTCATCCGGCTGATCCCCGGTGACCCGGCGCAGGCCATCCTCGGCCCGACCGCGCGACCGTCCGATGTGGACGCCCTGCGGGAAAGCATGGGACTGAACGGACCCCTGTGGGAGCAATACCTCAAGTGGGCCGGGAACGTGCTGCGCGGCGACTTCGGCACGTCGATCACCTATCACGCGCCGGTGCTCGGCGTGGTAGCCGACCACATCCTGCCCACGCTGACGCTGGCCGTGCTGTCGACGGTGATCAGCTTCTTCCTCTCGGTCGCGATCACCTCGTGGCAGGCGGTGTCACCGCGCAACCCGGTGGCCCGGGCGCTGGACCGGCTCTCCGCGCTCGGGATGGCGATGCCGGACTTCTGGATCTCGCTGATGCTCGTGCTGGTGTTCTCGGTGACGCTGCGCTGGTTCCCGTCCAGCGGCTACGAGAACCTGTTCACCGATCCGGCGACGGCGGTGCCCGCGCTGGTGCTGCCGCTGACCGTGCTGGTCATCGGGCAGACCGCGTTGTTCGTGCTCACCCTGCGGGAAAGCCTGCTCGGTGAGCTGCCGCTGGCGTATCTGCGCACCGCGCGGGTCAAGGGGCTGTCGGAGCGGCAGGTGATGACCAAGCATGTCCTGCCGAACGCGCTGATGCCGCTGATCACCCAGCTGGGCAGCAACTTCGCCATGCTGGTCGGCGGGATCGTGATCATCGAGTCCATCTTCGTCGTGCCAGGGCTCGGCCATCTGCTGATGGGCGCGGTGTCCACCCGCGACTTCCCGCTGATCCAGGGTGTGACGCTGTTCGTCGCGGTGCTGTTCGTGCTGGTCAACCTGCTGGTGGACCTGTCGTACGCGCTGCTCGACCCGAAGGTGCGTGTCTCGTGAGCGTGGCTCTCGTGGAAAAGACGTCGCCGGTGCGCGAAAGGCCGTCGTCCGGCCGCGCGGCCCGGGTGTTCCGGCGCAACCGGATGCTCGTGATCACCTCGGCGGTGCTTGCGGTGATCGTCCTAGCCGTGATCGTGTTGCCGTTCTTCCTGCCGAGCGTCAGCGCGACCGACCCGGTCAACCGGCTGCTGCCACCGTCGGCCGCGCATCCGCTCGGCACCGATTCGTTCGGCCGTGACGTGCTCGCCCGGCTCGTGTCCGGAGGCCGTGCGTCGCTCGGGCTTTCCGCCCTGATCACCCTGTGCGCCGCCTTCACCGGGCTGGTGATCGGGCTGATCAGCGGGTTCTTCCGCGCGGCCGACGCGGTACTGATGCGGGTGATGGACGCCTGGATGTCGTTCCCGGCAATCATCCTCGCGATGGCGCTGGCGATCTCGCTCGGCGCGAGCATCTGGACCGAGCTCATCGCGCTGACGGTGATCTTCACCCCCTTCACCGCCCGCGTCATCCGCAGCCGCGTGCTCGGGATCGCCGGCCGCGCCTATATCGGCGCCGCCCGCGTCTCGGGGATGAGCCGGTGGAAGATCCTCGTCGTGCACGTGTTCCCGAACGTGCTGCCGCTCGCACTGGTGCAGGTGGTGATCCTCTCCGCGGCCGCGATGCTCGTGGACGGGGCGATGAGCTTCCTCGGTCTCGGTATCGCTCCCCCGACCCCGACCTGGGGCAACATGATCGCCGAAGGCCGGTCGTACCTGGTGCAGGCGCCCTGGCTGGTGATCGTGCCCGGCGTGACGATCATGGTGTGCGTCTTCCTGCTGAACCTCATCGGATCGTCGCTGCGGATCGCCGTCGACGCCCGCGCGCGGACGCTGAGCGAGATGCAGCGCCTGCGCACCCGCCGCCCCTCCGGCAGCTGAGAAAGGATCCCGTTGTCTGCCACTACTTCCCTGGCCGTGCGCCGGTTCGCACCCGAAACCGTCTCGGGACCGCCTGTACTTCTGGTGCACGGATTCGCCTCCGACGGGCACACCGACTGGATTACCACCGGCTGGCCGGCCGCGCTCACCGCCGCGGGCCGGCCGGTGTTGATACCGGACCTTCCCGCGCACGGCTCCAGCCCGGCCCCTTCGGGTTCGCTCGGCGCCGCCGCGATCGCCGGGGAACTGACCCGGCTGGTCGGTGATCTGTCCGAAGTGGACGTCGTCGGGTACTCGCTGGGCGCGCGGCTGTCCTGGGAGCTGCCCGCCCAGGCTCCGGTGCGGCGGCTCGTGCTCGCGGGGGTGAGCCCGTTCGAACCGTTCGGTGCCGTCGATGTGGCTGCCGTGCTGGCCTTCGCCGGTGGCGGCAAGGCCCCGTCGGATCCGCTGACCGGCGTGATCGCGCAGATGATCACCGCGCCGGGGCGGAATCCCGCGGCACTCGCGCGGTGCATCGAGGATCTGCGCGCTGAACCTTTCGCGCCGGTTCTCGGCGCGGTGTGCGTGCCGACCCGGTTCGTGGCGGGGTTGGAGGATCCGGTGAGCCAGGGCATCGAGACGTTGGTGGAACTGGTGCCGGGCGCGGATCTCGTGCGGGTGCCCGGGGATCACGGCGGGGCTTTGCGGAGCGCGGAGTTCAAGGCGGCCGTGCTGGACTTCCTCCAGTAGGCCTCGTGAGTGGTAAGGACGGTTCTAACCGTCCTTACCACTCACGAGGCCGAGGTCAGAAGGTCCCATCGGCGGCCACCGAGCGGTCCAGCCACAGCTCCGCCAGCGCCGAACGCACCTCCTCGCCACGAGAAGCGGCCAGAGCGACAGCGCCCAGGTTGTCCTCCAGCTGCGCAAGACGGCTCACCCCGAACAGCACGTTCGCCACCGGTTCGTACGCGAGGCAGAACGCGAGGGCCAGCTGCGAGGAGCTCACCCCGAAGTCCCCGGCCACGGCGGCGACACGCGACGCGGCGTCCCGGATGGAGTCCCGGATACCGCCCGGATCCGCGCCGATCTTCCGCGAAGGGGTCTTGCCGAGCAACACACCACCCTCGAACACGTCCGACGCCTGCAAAGTCAACCGCCCCGCCTCGAAATGCCTGCCGTAGAAGGAACCTTCAGCCATCGAACGGCGTGCGACGCTGTACTTCAGCTGAGCGAACCGAGGAGCCGGAAGTCCTTCGTGCGCGGCGAATCCCAGCGCGAGTTCGAGGTCCGGAGCGCGCCAGTTGTTCACGCCCCAGACGTCGAACCGCCCGAGCCGGATCTGTTCGGCCACCTCGGTGACGATACGCGGGATGTCCGGTCGTTCGAAGTAGTCGCCGACCACCACGGCTTCCGCACGATCGACGCCGACGCGGTCGAACGAGGTGTCGAGCTGCTCGGCGAAACCGGTGTTCGGGTAGTCCCAGAGCCAGAGCTTTCCGCACAGCTGGTACTCGTCACGCCGGATTCCCGCGGCGCGAACGGCCTCGCCGAACAAGAGATCCGTGCGCGACTGTTCGGCGTGCGGCCCCATGTCGTAGTGGGCCACGTCGAACAGCGTGACCCCGGCGTCGACGGCGTGCCGGACCAGGCGCACCGCGTCGTCGAAATCCATGCGGTCCCAGGTGTTCCAGGATCCCAGGCTCAGTACCGAGGTGGCGAAGCCCAGCCCGTCCTTCTTCTCGTCCACGAGTTTTCCTTTCGACGGCAACGGAAACAAGTTTTAGTCTACGATCGTAGAATGAACAAGAGACTCGTAGTGGTGACCGGCGGCGCCAGCGGTATCGGCCGCGGAGTCGCCGAAGCCTTCCAGTCCGCGGGCGACCGTGTGGTCATCGCCGACGTCGACGCCCGGGCGGCGCACGACCTCGCCGCCGAGCTCGGCGCGGAGCACGTCGAACTCGACATCTCCGATCCCGGCTCGGTCGACGCGGCCTTGGCGCTCGTCACCGATCGCTTCGGCCCGGTCGAGGTCCTGATCAACAACGCCGGTCTCGCCGGCGGCGGCGGGCCACTGGTCGGGCTGGACATCGGCGTCTTCGACCTGTGCGTGCGGGTGAACTTCCGCGGCACCTTCCTGATGACCCGCGCGGTCGGCGCGCACATGGTCGAGGCGGGCACCCGCGGCGCCATCGTCAACATCACCTCGATCGGCGCCCGGCAGCCGACCCCGGGGCTCGGTCACTACGAGGCCACCAAGGCCGCCGTGGAGGCGCTCACCCGCTCGGCCGCGCTCGAACTGGCGCCGCACGGCATCCGGGTCAACGCCGTCGCACCCGGCCCGGTCCTCACGCCGATGACCGCCGGATTCGCCTCCGACACCGCCGCCCGCGCGGCGTGGGAAGCGAGGATTCCCTTGGGGACCATCGCTTCCGTCGCCGATGTGGTGCCCTCAGTCCTGTTCCTCGCCTCCGCCGACGCCGGCCATCTCACCGGGGTGAGCCTCCAGGTCGACGGCGGGCAACTGCTCACCTGAGTACACGACGCGGCCGCCGGACACGGTGAGTTCCACACCGACGTCCGGCAGGTCCGCGAACGCGACCTCGAGCGGATTCGCCGCCAGCACACAGAAGTCCGCGACACGGCCCACGGTCAGCGATCCCTTCCAGTCCGCCGCGCCGTCCTGCTCGGCGGACGCGACCGTGTAGCAGCGCAGCAACCGGGCCATCAACGCGGTGTCCACTTCGGACGCCGCCAGCATTTGCGCGGCAGCGGCGATGTGCACACGCCAATCGGGCGTCACCACCGGCGCGTCACTGCTCAGGGTCAGTGGGACGCCCGATGCCAGCATTTCCGCCAGCGGCCAGGCTCGCGCGCCGGCCTCGGCGCCCAGCGCGTCCGTCAGCATTCCCCTTGTCGCCACCGCGATCGCGGGCTGTGTGGTGAGCCCGACCCCCGCCGAGGCCATCCTCGCCAGCTGATCCGGCGTCACCAGATCGCCGTGCACCAGATGATCGCCGCGGCGAAGCGACCCGAGCGCGGCTTCGATGCTGCGATCCCCCGTGGCGTGCACGGCCACCGTCATCCCGGCGTCATGGGCGAGCCGGATCATCGCGGCCAGATTGCCCGCTCGCCCCGGATCGTCGTCACCGTCGACGAGGAGCGCGCCCTGTGAACCGTCGGCGTAGCAATGATGCGTCCACGCGGATCGCATCGGCGGAATACCGTCGGCGAAGATCTTGACGCCGGGAACGGTGAGCCACAACGGATTCGCGGCCGGTGACGGGGTCGTCAAACCTTGCTCGAAGTCCGCCAGCGAGCTCGCGCCGTCGAGCAGGCCGAACAACCGTAGCGCGGTCACCCTCGCGCGCAGCAGACCTTCCTCAGCCAGCGCCGCGTATTCCTCCAGCACTTCGGCGCCGAAGCAGCCGGTCTCGCCGGGACCCAGACCCGGTTCGGTGTAGCTCGTGATGCCCAGCGACGCGCACAGATCGCCCGCGCGCAGGATGGCGGCCCGCCGTTCCGCCGTGGTCCGCACCGTTTTCTCTTCTCCCCCGGTGAATCCGGCGGCACCGATGAGTGTGTCCGGCCACCGTGCGCCGAGCCAGGTCGCGTGCAGGTGCGCATCGTTGATCCCGGGCAGGACGGCTCTCCCCGCGAGGTCGATCAACTCGGTCTCCGGGCCGATGTGGTCCAGCGCGACGTCACCGAGGGCGACGATCCGATCGTCGCGCACGGCCATCGCCCGGACGACGGTGCCAGCCGGGTCGAAAGTGAGCACAGGACCGCCGCGAACCACGAGCGAAGCGGGGCGAATACGTTGCGACGGCATGGTTTCCTCCAGGATCTGGACTTTTTCTCCTACGACTGTAGACTAAAAAGATGGTCAACAGAACCGAAGCGGCGGTGCTCACCGAACACGGCTCCGCGCTCACCTTGCGGGAACTGCCGCTGCCCGAGGAGCCGGAACCGGGCGCCGCGCTGGTCCGGATCACCTGCACCACGCTGTGCGGCACCGACGTGCACCTCTGGTCCGGCCGGATGACCTTCCCCGGCATGCTCCCGATGGTGCTGGGCCACGAAATGGTCGGCGAGGTCGTCGCCGTCGGGCCGGGCACCACCGACACCCTCGGCCGCGAGATCGCCGAGGGCGACCGCATCGG from Amycolatopsis sp. EV170708-02-1 includes:
- a CDS encoding methyltransferase dimerization domain-containing protein, which codes for MSGSTKTAGPERIVDIAVGYMAAKQLFAASRIGLFTALAAGPLTAAELAGKTGKPEKITLILGDAMSSLGLLSRVDGRYALAEDAAEYLGGGDLDLAPFLTFLDSISYPHWLQFGHTADSGEPGKLEMDDARWGTFMAGVMTYNALHAKMLAGAYDFGPHRKALDLGGLSSAFAVEAMKTNEELHTTFVFDPGFTESVTTAAAEAGLADRATVIGAETPTARPEGEFDLVMVNHVVHRFDAGQNAGILRNARAAAAPGATLLLLDFFLDDDAVQRPIDALHAGEYLVIDGTVVYPEAEVREWLSAAGWRVTDRLALPGSPRVLVAEAV
- a CDS encoding ABC transporter ATP-binding protein, whose protein sequence is MTLLELRELTVGVIADETERELVRELSFDLDQGRTLCVVGESGSGKTVTALSIIRLLEFVAPVFTRGEIGVDGVDLTRLSADEMRAYRGPRIGMIFQEALDSLNPSQRVGKQLVEAYRKPGSLPRQAARKGTPLHREAEAKARGLLTEVGLTDTDRVLSLYPHQMSGGMQQRVMIALALMADPSLLIADEPTTALDVTTQAEILTLFDRVRRDHGTACVFITHDMGVAAQVADRIAVMYRGELVELGSTEDILHTPKHPYTKALLDCVPQLGVSRRDGFPTISEALLEAAMNGESAVATETRSLSRPKTRETSEGTALVIDSVSKVYGRRGRFSLNREPEVHAVKDVSLEIAPGEFFGLVGESGSGKTTLGRLVSALETPTEGTIAFGEHRCTPSGLDGDERAFRRRAQLIFQDPQSSLDPRHTAARIIAEPLRELTGLRGAELDRRVTELIDEVGLPADTAKKLPSQLSGGQRQRVSIARAIAAEPDLIVADEPTSALDVSVQGQVMNLLLDLRRTRALSFLFITHNLSLVLSVADRVGVMYRGELIEIGGPDEIRLHARHDYTRRLLAANPEIGVRNP
- a CDS encoding ABC transporter substrate-binding protein, encoding MRRTLTSAALGLATVLLIGSCMGGQAGGGAADGPPKPGGNLNVAVPTDPQSLDMVANPGQVTAHIGNMMYEKLFEVDRGFTARPMLVEDYTTSPDRLTYTFKLRQGVTFHDGNPLTSEDVVASLKRWQQVHRTGQLVTPDIEAITPADPATVTIKLKQPRYPLINELAGAGTEIYEAKNLAGVAPTGFGQEKAIGTGPYKLKSWDIGRELVLERYTGYKSRSEEDWGGQAGAKHAYLDTVTYKVVSDQDALINGLQTGQWDHIMPTNDQYEPLRNNPAVVVHNLPGGNDNVVIPNFNPGSKFADPRAREALNLLLDKPAINAATGGSKDLTLETGAFASPDNKQFYSTAGEEVYKAHDPEKAKQLLAAAGITAGATIRIVTTNSYPEFGKWAVLIQDSLSKIGINTKIDTFDFATMLGTLTKEPGGWDITTLFFDSALTSPAQMPALTLGTLNGSTSPELDGLMAEFNASTTPEQAKAVVDKLQAFTWKQLSVITLSQSKLYAAYSPKLKGYGDFYRVFWNTWLAS
- a CDS encoding ABC transporter permease, producing MTGLLLRRLRDLLIILVIVGTMMFFVIRLIPGDPAQAILGPTARPSDVDALRESMGLNGPLWEQYLKWAGNVLRGDFGTSITYHAPVLGVVADHILPTLTLAVLSTVISFFLSVAITSWQAVSPRNPVARALDRLSALGMAMPDFWISLMLVLVFSVTLRWFPSSGYENLFTDPATAVPALVLPLTVLVIGQTALFVLTLRESLLGELPLAYLRTARVKGLSERQVMTKHVLPNALMPLITQLGSNFAMLVGGIVIIESIFVVPGLGHLLMGAVSTRDFPLIQGVTLFVAVLFVLVNLLVDLSYALLDPKVRVS
- a CDS encoding ABC transporter permease, which produces MSVALVEKTSPVRERPSSGRAARVFRRNRMLVITSAVLAVIVLAVIVLPFFLPSVSATDPVNRLLPPSAAHPLGTDSFGRDVLARLVSGGRASLGLSALITLCAAFTGLVIGLISGFFRAADAVLMRVMDAWMSFPAIILAMALAISLGASIWTELIALTVIFTPFTARVIRSRVLGIAGRAYIGAARVSGMSRWKILVVHVFPNVLPLALVQVVILSAAAMLVDGAMSFLGLGIAPPTPTWGNMIAEGRSYLVQAPWLVIVPGVTIMVCVFLLNLIGSSLRIAVDARARTLSEMQRLRTRRPSGS
- a CDS encoding alpha/beta fold hydrolase, whose product is MAVRRFAPETVSGPPVLLVHGFASDGHTDWITTGWPAALTAAGRPVLIPDLPAHGSSPAPSGSLGAAAIAGELTRLVGDLSEVDVVGYSLGARLSWELPAQAPVRRLVLAGVSPFEPFGAVDVAAVLAFAGGGKAPSDPLTGVIAQMITAPGRNPAALARCIEDLRAEPFAPVLGAVCVPTRFVAGLEDPVSQGIETLVELVPGADLVRVPGDHGGALRSAEFKAAVLDFLQ
- a CDS encoding aldo/keto reductase produces the protein MDEKKDGLGFATSVLSLGSWNTWDRMDFDDAVRLVRHAVDAGVTLFDVAHYDMGPHAEQSRTDLLFGEAVRAAGIRRDEYQLCGKLWLWDYPNTGFAEQLDTSFDRVGVDRAEAVVVGDYFERPDIPRIVTEVAEQIRLGRFDVWGVNNWRAPDLELALGFAAHEGLPAPRFAQLKYSVARRSMAEGSFYGRHFEAGRLTLQASDVFEGGVLLGKTPSRKIGADPGGIRDSIRDAASRVAAVAGDFGVSSSQLALAFCLAYEPVANVLFGVSRLAQLEDNLGAVALAASRGEEVRSALAELWLDRSVAADGTF
- a CDS encoding SDR family NAD(P)-dependent oxidoreductase, whose product is MVTGGASGIGRGVAEAFQSAGDRVVIADVDARAAHDLAAELGAEHVELDISDPGSVDAALALVTDRFGPVEVLINNAGLAGGGGPLVGLDIGVFDLCVRVNFRGTFLMTRAVGAHMVEAGTRGAIVNITSIGARQPTPGLGHYEATKAAVEALTRSAALELAPHGIRVNAVAPGPVLTPMTAGFASDTAARAAWEARIPLGTIASVADVVPSVLFLASADAGHLTGVSLQVDGGQLLT
- a CDS encoding amidohydrolase, producing MPSQRIRPASLVVRGGPVLTFDPAGTVVRAMAVRDDRIVALGDVALDHIGPETELIDLAGRAVLPGINDAHLHATWLGARWPDTLIGAAGFTGGEEKTVRTTAERRAAILRAGDLCASLGITSYTEPGLGPGETGCFGAEVLEEYAALAEEGLLRARVTALRLFGLLDGASSLADFEQGLTTPSPAANPLWLTVPGVKIFADGIPPMRSAWTHHCYADGSQGALLVDGDDDPGRAGNLAAMIRLAHDAGMTVAVHATGDRSIEAALGSLRRGDHLVHGDLVTPDQLARMASAGVGLTTQPAIAVATRGMLTDALGAEAGARAWPLAEMLASGVPLTLSSDAPVVTPDWRVHIAAAAQMLAASEVDTALMARLLRCYTVASAEQDGAADWKGSLTVGRVADFCVLAANPLEVAFADLPDVGVELTVSGGRVVYSGEQLPAVDLEAHPGEMAGVGGGEEQD